One window of the Rhizorhabdus dicambivorans genome contains the following:
- a CDS encoding peroxiredoxin — protein sequence MRALSKALSLIAALTLPAAAQAALAVGAKAPAFDTRAAVAGKDFDFNLAKALKKGPVVLYFFPKVFTKGCTIEANRFSEAADMFNKLGATVVGVSADPIEEVRKFSIEECRNKFAVGVATPAMIKDYDAALIMTGLTGRSNRTSYVIAPDGKIIFSYTAMSPEGHVTGTLDAVKAWKARH from the coding sequence ATGCGCGCCCTTTCCAAAGCCCTGAGCCTGATTGCCGCCCTCACCCTGCCCGCCGCCGCGCAGGCCGCGCTCGCGGTGGGGGCCAAGGCGCCCGCCTTCGACACGCGCGCCGCGGTCGCCGGCAAGGATTTCGACTTCAACCTCGCCAAGGCGCTGAAGAAGGGGCCGGTGGTGCTCTATTTCTTCCCGAAGGTGTTCACCAAGGGCTGCACGATCGAGGCGAACCGCTTCTCCGAAGCGGCCGACATGTTCAACAAGCTTGGCGCGACCGTGGTGGGGGTATCCGCCGACCCGATCGAGGAAGTGCGGAAATTCTCGATCGAGGAATGCCGCAACAAATTCGCGGTGGGCGTCGCGACGCCGGCGATGATCAAGGATTATGACGCCGCGCTGATCATGACCGGGCTGACCGGGCGCAGCAACCGCACCTCCTATGTCATCGCGCCCGACGGCAAGATCATCTTCAGCTACACGGCAATGAGCCCCGAAGGCCATGTCACCGGCACGCTGGATGCGGTGAAGGCGTGGAAGGCCAGGCACTGA
- a CDS encoding acyl-CoA dehydrogenase family protein, with protein sequence MADFDFALGEMADAIRDTTARFAADRIAPLAARIDAEDWFPREIWPEMGALGLHGITVDEADGGLGLGYLEHVVAQEEVARASASIGLSYGAHSNLCVNQIRRWATPEQKARYLPRLISGEHVGSLAMSEAGAGSDVVSMKLRAEKVGDRYILNGTKFWITNALYADTLVVYAKTGEGSRGITTFLIEKDFKGFSIGQKIDKVGMRGSPTAELVFDDCEVPEENVMGPVGGGVGVLMSGLDYERTVLAGIQLGIMQACLDTVLPYVRERKQFGQPIGAFQLMQAKVADMYVALNSARAYVYAVARNCDAGRTTRFDAAGAILLASENAVKVANEAVQALGGAGYTKDWPVERYMRDAKLLDIGAGTNEIRRMLIGREVIGA encoded by the coding sequence ATGGCAGATTTCGATTTCGCGCTCGGCGAGATGGCTGATGCGATCCGCGACACCACGGCGCGCTTCGCCGCCGACCGCATCGCCCCGCTGGCGGCCCGGATCGACGCCGAGGACTGGTTCCCGCGCGAGATATGGCCCGAAATGGGCGCGCTGGGCCTGCACGGCATCACCGTCGATGAGGCCGATGGCGGCCTGGGCCTGGGCTATCTGGAACATGTCGTGGCGCAGGAGGAGGTGGCGCGTGCCTCAGCCTCGATCGGGCTGAGTTATGGCGCGCATTCCAACCTGTGCGTCAACCAGATCCGCCGCTGGGCAACCCCCGAGCAGAAGGCACGCTATCTGCCCAGGCTGATCTCCGGCGAGCATGTCGGCAGCCTCGCCATGTCCGAGGCGGGCGCGGGGTCGGACGTCGTGTCGATGAAGCTGCGCGCCGAGAAGGTGGGCGACCGCTATATCCTGAACGGCACCAAATTCTGGATCACCAACGCCCTCTATGCCGACACGCTGGTCGTGTACGCGAAGACCGGGGAGGGATCGCGCGGCATCACCACCTTCCTGATCGAGAAGGATTTCAAGGGCTTCTCGATCGGCCAGAAGATCGACAAGGTCGGGATGCGCGGCAGCCCGACCGCCGAACTGGTGTTCGACGATTGCGAGGTTCCCGAAGAGAATGTGATGGGCCCGGTGGGCGGCGGTGTCGGCGTGCTGATGTCCGGCCTCGACTATGAGCGGACGGTGCTCGCCGGCATTCAGCTGGGCATCATGCAGGCCTGCCTCGACACCGTGCTGCCCTATGTGCGCGAGCGCAAGCAGTTCGGCCAGCCGATCGGCGCCTTCCAGCTGATGCAGGCCAAGGTGGCGGACATGTATGTCGCGCTGAATTCGGCGCGCGCCTATGTCTATGCGGTGGCGCGCAACTGCGACGCCGGGCGGACCACCCGCTTCGACGCGGCCGGCGCGATCCTGCTGGCCAGCGAGAATGCGGTGAAGGTGGCCAACGAGGCCGTCCAGGCGCTGGGCGGCGCGGGATACACCAAGGACTGGCCGGTGGAGCGCTATATGCGCGACGCCAAGCTGCTCGACATCGGCGCGGGGACCAACGAAATCCGGCGGATGCTGATCGGCCGCGAGGTGATCGGGGCATGA
- a CDS encoding carboxyl transferase domain-containing protein, with product MTRLSTMADPASEGFAANAAHNRALAEELREKVATAALGGSEAHRERHVARGKLLPRDRVHRLLDAGSPFLEIGQLAANGMYDKDGGPPGAGVIAGIGLVRGRHCMILANDPTVKGGAYFPMTVKKHLRAQEIARENRLPCIYLVDSGGANLPHQAEVFPDRDHFGRIFFNQAQMSAEGIPQIACVMGSCTAGGAYVPAMSDETVIVREQGTIFLAGPPLVKAATGEVISAEDLGGGDLHARKSGVVDHLAENDEHALLIVRDIVATLPPPSPATVNMAAAKPPLFDPAELYGIVPQDVRAPYDVHEVIARIVDGSELHEFKPLYGTTLVCGFAHIWGQPVAILANNGVIFSESALKGAHFIELACQRRVPLLFLQNVSGFMVGGKYEAEGIARNGAKLVTAVATASVPKITVLIGGSFGAGNYGMCGRAYQPRFLFSWPNSRISVMGGEQAASVLATVHRDADKWSPEEAEAFKAPIRQRYEDEGNPYHATARMWDDGIIDPAQTRDVLGLALAATLNAPIPERAQFGVFRM from the coding sequence ATGACCCGGCTGTCGACCATGGCCGACCCCGCCTCCGAGGGTTTCGCTGCCAACGCCGCACACAACCGGGCGCTGGCCGAGGAGCTGCGGGAGAAGGTTGCGACGGCCGCGCTGGGCGGATCGGAGGCGCATCGCGAACGCCATGTCGCGCGCGGCAAGCTGCTGCCGCGCGACCGGGTCCACCGGCTGCTAGACGCCGGATCACCCTTCCTCGAGATCGGCCAGCTTGCCGCTAACGGGATGTACGACAAGGACGGCGGACCGCCCGGCGCGGGGGTGATCGCCGGGATCGGGCTGGTGCGCGGGCGCCATTGCATGATCCTGGCCAACGACCCGACGGTGAAGGGCGGCGCCTATTTCCCGATGACGGTGAAGAAGCATCTTCGCGCGCAGGAGATAGCGCGCGAGAACCGGCTTCCCTGCATCTATCTGGTCGATTCGGGCGGCGCCAACCTGCCCCACCAGGCCGAGGTGTTCCCCGATCGCGACCATTTCGGCCGCATCTTCTTCAACCAGGCGCAGATGTCCGCCGAGGGCATCCCCCAGATCGCCTGCGTGATGGGAAGCTGCACCGCCGGCGGCGCCTATGTGCCCGCCATGTCCGATGAGACGGTGATCGTCCGCGAACAGGGCACGATCTTCCTGGCCGGGCCGCCGCTGGTGAAGGCCGCGACCGGCGAGGTGATCAGCGCCGAGGATCTGGGCGGCGGCGACCTGCACGCCCGCAAGTCCGGCGTGGTCGACCATCTCGCCGAGAATGACGAGCATGCGCTGCTGATCGTCCGCGACATCGTCGCGACCCTGCCGCCACCCTCTCCCGCCACCGTCAACATGGCGGCCGCGAAGCCGCCGCTGTTCGACCCGGCCGAACTGTACGGCATCGTGCCGCAGGACGTGCGCGCGCCCTATGACGTGCATGAGGTGATCGCGCGGATCGTCGACGGATCGGAACTGCACGAGTTCAAGCCGCTCTACGGCACCACCCTGGTCTGCGGCTTCGCGCATATCTGGGGCCAGCCGGTGGCGATCCTGGCCAACAATGGCGTGATATTCTCCGAAAGCGCGCTGAAGGGCGCGCATTTCATCGAACTCGCCTGCCAGCGGCGGGTGCCGCTGCTGTTCCTCCAGAATGTCTCGGGCTTCATGGTCGGCGGCAAATATGAGGCCGAGGGCATCGCCCGGAACGGCGCCAAGCTGGTGACGGCGGTGGCGACCGCCTCCGTCCCCAAGATCACGGTGCTGATCGGCGGCAGCTTCGGCGCCGGCAATTATGGCATGTGCGGGCGCGCTTATCAGCCGCGCTTCCTGTTCAGCTGGCCGAACAGCCGGATCAGCGTGATGGGCGGCGAGCAGGCCGCATCGGTGCTGGCCACCGTCCACCGCGACGCCGACAAGTGGAGCCCCGAGGAAGCCGAGGCCTTCAAGGCGCCGATCCGCCAGAGGTACGAGGACGAGGGCAATCCCTATCACGCCACCGCCCGGATGTGGGACGACGGGATCATCGACCCCGCCCAGACCCGCGACGTGCTGGGCCTGGCACTGGCGGCGACGCTGAACGCACCGATCCCGGAACGGGCGCAGTTCGGCGTGTTCAGGATGTGA
- a CDS encoding retroviral-like aspartic protease family protein produces MGTLANRNAWIALAAAALLAASAHAATPADPAAPDQVQGRRDTMQRLTVPVTIDGGGPYHFVVDTGAERTVISRELADRLTLAPSRPVTVVSIAGEDLVETAIIPSLKLTAGRGRMNEFDAPVLAGAHLGAEGMLGLDSLRSKRVVLDFKKMHMSISEAGGSTQGETDEIVVTGKRRLGQLVLVDAEADGQKISVVIDTGSAVSIGNDALRARLARSGKLGLVIPISITSVTGEETPADYSSIRKIRIGGVNLDNMPIAFADAGIFHHLGLDRRPALLLGMDALKLFDRVSIDFVNRNVRFLLPGDAFLTAPRMASLTAGRG; encoded by the coding sequence ATGGGGACGCTGGCCAACCGCAACGCCTGGATCGCGCTGGCCGCCGCCGCGTTGCTGGCCGCGAGCGCGCACGCCGCGACGCCCGCCGATCCCGCCGCGCCCGATCAGGTGCAAGGCCGCCGCGACACGATGCAGCGGCTGACCGTGCCGGTGACGATCGATGGCGGCGGCCCTTATCATTTCGTGGTCGACACCGGCGCCGAGCGCACCGTGATATCCCGCGAGCTGGCCGACCGGCTGACGCTGGCGCCGTCCCGGCCGGTCACGGTGGTGAGCATCGCGGGGGAGGACCTGGTGGAAACCGCGATCATCCCCAGCCTGAAGCTGACCGCCGGGCGCGGCCGGATGAACGAGTTCGACGCCCCGGTGCTGGCCGGCGCGCATCTCGGCGCCGAGGGGATGCTGGGGCTCGACAGCCTGCGCAGCAAGCGCGTCGTGCTCGATTTCAAGAAGATGCACATGTCGATCAGCGAGGCGGGCGGAAGCACGCAGGGCGAGACCGACGAGATCGTCGTCACCGGCAAGCGCCGCCTGGGCCAGCTGGTGCTGGTCGACGCCGAGGCCGACGGGCAGAAGATCAGCGTGGTGATCGACACCGGATCGGCGGTGTCGATCGGCAATGACGCGCTGCGCGCCCGGCTGGCGCGCAGCGGCAAGCTGGGGCTCGTCATCCCGATCAGCATCACCAGCGTCACCGGCGAGGAGACCCCCGCCGACTATAGCTCGATCCGCAAGATCCGGATCGGCGGGGTCAATCTCGACAATATGCCGATTGCCTTCGCCGATGCCGGCATCTTCCACCATCTCGGCCTCGACCGGCGGCCGGCGCTGTTGCTGGGCATGGACGCGCTGAAGCTGTTCGACCGGGTGTCGATCGACTTCGTCAATCGCAACGTCCGCTTCCTGCTGCCCGGCGACGCCTTCCTCACGGCGCCGCGCATGGCCAGCCTGACCGCCGGCCGGGGCTGA
- a CDS encoding DUF72 domain-containing protein, with translation MADQGRAYVGIGGWTYEPWRDNFYPKGLAHARELEYASRQLTAIEINGTFYSTQKRETWAKWAGAVPDGFVFSVKASRFCTNRRVLAEAGESIGKFLGQGLAELGSGLGPILWQFAATKRFDPADFGAFLKLLPSEQEGVKLRHALEVRHESFVCPEFVGLARDHGCAIVFAHDDVHPMIADLTAPFVYARLQQSRSDVPTGYPDRELDRWASVARDWMAGKAPADLPYAAPPPETAAGRDVFVFFIAGAKERNPDAARALIRRLS, from the coding sequence ATGGCGGATCAGGGCAGGGCCTATGTCGGCATTGGCGGCTGGACCTATGAACCGTGGCGCGACAATTTCTATCCCAAGGGCCTCGCCCATGCCCGCGAGCTGGAATATGCCAGCCGCCAGCTGACCGCGATCGAGATCAACGGCACCTTCTACAGCACCCAGAAGCGCGAGACCTGGGCGAAATGGGCGGGGGCGGTGCCCGATGGCTTCGTCTTCTCGGTAAAGGCGTCGCGTTTCTGCACCAATCGCCGCGTGCTCGCCGAGGCGGGGGAGTCGATCGGCAAATTCCTCGGACAGGGGCTCGCCGAACTCGGCTCCGGGCTCGGCCCGATCCTCTGGCAATTCGCGGCGACCAAGCGGTTCGATCCTGCCGATTTCGGGGCCTTCCTGAAGCTGCTTCCGTCCGAGCAGGAGGGGGTGAAGCTGCGTCACGCGCTGGAGGTCCGGCACGAAAGCTTCGTCTGTCCGGAGTTCGTCGGCCTGGCGCGCGACCATGGCTGCGCGATCGTCTTCGCGCATGACGATGTCCATCCGATGATAGCCGATCTCACCGCGCCCTTCGTCTATGCCCGGCTGCAGCAAAGCCGCAGCGACGTGCCGACAGGCTATCCCGATCGGGAACTCGACCGCTGGGCGTCCGTGGCGCGTGACTGGATGGCCGGAAAGGCGCCCGCCGATCTGCCTTATGCTGCGCCCCCGCCCGAAACGGCCGCGGGCCGCGACGTTTTCGTCTTCTTCATCGCCGGCGCGAAGGAGCGGAATCCGGATGCGGCGCGGGCGCTGATCAGGCGATTGTCCTGA
- a CDS encoding DUF1428 domain-containing protein, whose protein sequence is MTYVDGFILAVKKDRLDDYKALAEKAKGVWFEYGATGYVEAVADDVPYGELTSFPRAVMAEEDEVVVFSWITYPSRAVRDECMKKVMEDERMKADMATMPFDGKRMIYGGFTAIVEA, encoded by the coding sequence ATGACCTATGTCGACGGTTTCATACTTGCGGTGAAGAAGGACAGGCTCGACGACTATAAGGCGCTGGCCGAGAAGGCGAAGGGCGTGTGGTTCGAATATGGCGCGACCGGCTATGTCGAAGCGGTGGCCGACGACGTTCCCTATGGAGAGCTCACCAGCTTCCCCCGCGCGGTGATGGCGGAGGAGGACGAGGTCGTGGTCTTCTCCTGGATCACCTATCCCTCGCGGGCCGTGCGCGACGAATGCATGAAGAAGGTGATGGAGGACGAGCGGATGAAGGCCGACATGGCCACCATGCCGTTCGATGGGAAGCGGATGATCTACGGCGGCTTCACGGCCATCGTGGAGGCGTGA
- a CDS encoding LysR family transcriptional regulator gives MIDRYLLRYFLAVIDQGNFSKAAAACNVSQPTLSAGIAKLETLLGRPLFIRTNRRVELTAAAVHLADHARRIEAEFAAAERAVHETPAPQSLRLGVLASIPAAWIEDYVAGLHEAGIAERIEFVEGRERELAERLARGSLDIALSIIRDDVRFASERLMTEGYALAMPAGHPLARRDLIDGAELAGETMLVRRHCELLSDTSRYFTARGVRPFFAARTTSDDRALRLVRAGLGVTVMPDCFAAPGVARPRLADFPFTRDIGLLFGAHADAAALRDRPAVRSLADLVESRSADGYARRTV, from the coding sequence ATGATCGACCGCTATCTCCTCCGTTATTTCCTGGCGGTGATCGACCAGGGCAATTTCTCAAAGGCGGCCGCCGCGTGCAACGTCTCGCAGCCGACCCTGTCGGCCGGGATCGCCAAGCTCGAAACGCTGCTCGGTCGCCCCTTGTTCATCCGCACCAACCGGCGCGTCGAACTGACGGCGGCGGCGGTCCATCTGGCCGACCATGCCCGCCGCATCGAGGCGGAGTTCGCCGCCGCCGAACGCGCGGTGCACGAGACGCCGGCGCCGCAGAGCCTGCGGCTCGGCGTCCTCGCCTCGATCCCGGCGGCCTGGATCGAGGATTATGTGGCGGGCCTGCACGAGGCGGGCATCGCCGAGCGGATCGAGTTCGTCGAGGGGCGCGAGCGCGAACTGGCCGAACGGCTGGCGCGCGGCAGTCTCGATATCGCCTTGAGCATCATCCGCGACGATGTCCGCTTCGCGTCGGAACGGCTGATGACCGAGGGCTATGCGCTGGCGATGCCGGCCGGCCATCCGCTCGCGCGGCGCGACCTGATCGACGGCGCCGAGCTGGCGGGCGAGACGATGCTGGTGCGCCGCCATTGCGAGCTGCTGTCGGATACCAGCCGCTATTTCACCGCGCGCGGCGTCCGCCCCTTCTTCGCCGCGCGCACGACCAGCGACGATCGCGCGTTGCGCCTCGTCCGCGCCGGCCTGGGCGTCACGGTCATGCCCGATTGCTTCGCCGCGCCCGGCGTCGCCCGCCCGCGCCTCGCCGATTTTCCCTTCACCCGAGACATCGGCCTGCTGTTCGGCGCGCATGCCGATGCGGCGGCGCTGCGCGACCGTCCGGCGGTGCGATCGCTCGCCGATCTGGTCGAAAGCCGATCGGCCGATGGATATGCGCGCCGCACCGTGTAG
- a CDS encoding LLM class flavin-dependent oxidoreductase — protein sequence MALPFRLSVLDQSPVAEEMTAAEAVRNTLDLARTADALGYDRYWMAEHHASAGIVGVAPEVLIGPVALATKRIRVGSGGIMLPHFSPFKIAETFRLLGAIAPGRIDLGLGRAPGSDQRTAYALQRDRSRRIPSDDFPNHVAELLGYLSDSLPEDHVFAPLARTLPDGTLGSPDPWMLGSSPDSARWAGELGLPYCIADFINSNGVPLADIYRRSFQPSRWAAEPHVMVASWAIAATDREEAESLTLSSMMMFAHLIRGQTIAVPSVEKARAWLADNPQTSPRDRRMLLGDGRAVRGQIEEVAALYGAQEVMLVNIMHEHDKRRRSYELVAEAFGMVGTAAAA from the coding sequence ATGGCCCTGCCCTTTCGCCTCTCCGTGCTCGACCAGTCCCCCGTCGCCGAGGAGATGACCGCGGCCGAGGCGGTGCGCAACACGCTCGACCTGGCCCGCACCGCCGACGCGCTGGGCTATGACCGCTACTGGATGGCCGAGCATCATGCCTCGGCCGGAATCGTCGGGGTGGCGCCCGAGGTGCTGATCGGACCGGTGGCGCTGGCCACGAAACGCATCAGGGTGGGATCGGGCGGGATCATGCTGCCGCACTTCTCCCCCTTCAAGATCGCCGAGACCTTCCGCCTGCTGGGCGCGATCGCGCCGGGGCGCATCGACCTGGGGCTGGGCCGCGCGCCGGGATCGGACCAGCGCACCGCCTATGCGCTGCAGCGCGACCGATCGCGCCGCATCCCTTCCGACGACTTTCCCAATCATGTCGCCGAGCTGCTGGGCTATCTTTCGGACAGCCTGCCCGAGGATCATGTGTTCGCGCCGCTGGCCCGAACCCTGCCCGACGGGACGCTGGGATCGCCCGATCCCTGGATGCTCGGCTCCTCGCCCGACAGCGCGCGCTGGGCGGGCGAACTCGGGCTGCCCTATTGCATCGCCGACTTCATCAATTCGAACGGGGTGCCGCTGGCCGACATCTATCGCCGCAGCTTCCAGCCGTCGCGCTGGGCAGCGGAGCCGCATGTCATGGTCGCGAGCTGGGCGATCGCCGCCACCGACCGCGAAGAGGCCGAATCGCTGACGCTGTCGTCGATGATGATGTTCGCGCATCTGATCCGCGGGCAGACGATCGCGGTCCCCTCGGTCGAAAAGGCACGGGCCTGGCTGGCCGACAATCCGCAGACCAGCCCGCGCGACCGGCGGATGCTGCTGGGCGACGGCCGCGCGGTGCGGGGCCAGATCGAGGAGGTCGCCGCGCTCTACGGGGCGCAGGAGGTGATGCTGGTCAACATCATGCACGAGCATGACAAGCGCCGCCGCTCCTATGAGCTGGTCGCCGAGGCGTTCGGAATGGTGGGGACGGCGGCGGCGGCCTGA
- a CDS encoding UrcA family protein, whose translation MTRYALLALACAVGLSSAAYADDIAVSGADGLSRTASVNVADLDLRKANGKVALHARMKKAVRAVCADDAACNYTTERQAARLASDAIASANGQLAMATPSHLTVGAR comes from the coding sequence ATGACCAGATATGCGCTTCTCGCGCTTGCCTGCGCGGTGGGCCTGTCGTCGGCGGCCTATGCCGACGATATCGCCGTGTCGGGCGCGGACGGGCTTTCCCGGACGGCCAGCGTCAACGTCGCCGATCTCGACCTCAGAAAGGCGAACGGCAAGGTCGCGCTGCACGCGCGGATGAAGAAAGCGGTGCGCGCGGTGTGCGCGGACGATGCCGCCTGCAACTATACGACCGAGCGGCAGGCCGCCCGGCTCGCCTCGGACGCGATCGCCTCGGCCAACGGCCAGCTGGCGATGGCGACCCCGTCGCACCTGACGGTCGGCGCGCGCTGA
- a CDS encoding GFA family protein, translating to MTMAFEGSCHCGKVAYAVDADLPAKAMQCNCSHCRRKGFLLAFFPIDRFTLQRGEDDLRSYHFYKHKIEHRFCTTCGTQSFAIGTAPDGSRMAAINLRCVPEADIAALEIQKVDGASF from the coding sequence ATGACCATGGCTTTCGAAGGAAGCTGCCACTGCGGCAAGGTGGCCTATGCGGTCGACGCCGACCTGCCGGCCAAGGCGATGCAGTGCAACTGCTCGCATTGCAGGCGCAAGGGCTTCCTGCTCGCCTTCTTCCCGATCGACCGGTTCACCCTCCAGCGCGGTGAGGATGATCTGCGGAGCTACCACTTCTACAAGCACAAGATCGAGCACCGCTTCTGCACCACCTGCGGGACGCAGAGCTTCGCGATCGGCACCGCGCCCGATGGCTCCAGGATGGCGGCGATCAACCTGCGCTGCGTGCCGGAGGCGGACATCGCCGCGCTGGAGATCCAGAAGGTCGACGGGGCCAGCTTCTGA
- a CDS encoding OmpA family protein, translating into MNKFMLSLAGATALAGLATPALADKTDKLVTDQFREKIAVARAEPGVAEYGAVYLDRAADRIATLDKKLDNDKAGQAEAVAGEIDALIETARARARIAMLKKDVEGAKAEAASRKDAQIADAQAAAANAQANAAAAEAEAARLKAEMRDLQLKQTQLGATLVLQDVVFETGKADLKAGAAQRLQPLAHYLKANPEVKVRIDGHTDSQGADAYNQQLSEARAQAVRTALAGMGVDGARITAVGHGEAQPVADNKIAAGRQQNRRVEVTLVGQQAATFAALN; encoded by the coding sequence ATGAACAAGTTCATGCTCAGCCTCGCCGGCGCCACCGCGCTGGCCGGCCTCGCCACCCCGGCGCTGGCCGACAAGACCGACAAGCTGGTCACCGATCAGTTCCGCGAGAAGATCGCGGTCGCCCGCGCGGAGCCCGGCGTCGCCGAATATGGTGCCGTCTATCTCGATCGCGCGGCGGACCGGATCGCCACGCTCGACAAGAAGCTCGACAATGACAAGGCCGGCCAGGCCGAGGCCGTCGCCGGAGAGATTGATGCGCTGATCGAGACGGCGCGGGCCCGCGCCCGCATCGCCATGCTCAAGAAGGATGTCGAGGGCGCCAAGGCCGAGGCTGCCTCGCGCAAGGATGCGCAGATTGCCGATGCGCAGGCCGCAGCCGCCAATGCCCAGGCCAATGCCGCCGCCGCCGAGGCGGAGGCCGCGCGGCTCAAGGCCGAGATGCGTGATCTCCAGCTCAAGCAGACCCAGTTGGGCGCCACGCTGGTGCTTCAGGATGTGGTGTTCGAGACCGGCAAGGCCGATCTCAAGGCTGGCGCCGCCCAGCGCCTCCAGCCGCTCGCTCATTATCTCAAGGCGAATCCCGAGGTGAAGGTCCGGATCGACGGCCACACCGATTCGCAAGGGGCCGATGCCTATAACCAGCAGCTGTCCGAGGCACGCGCCCAGGCGGTCCGGACGGCGCTCGCCGGCATGGGCGTCGATGGCGCCCGCATCACCGCCGTCGGCCATGGCGAGGCGCAGCCCGTCGCCGACAACAAGATCGCCGCCGGCCGGCAGCAGAACCGCCGCGTCGAAGTGACTTTGGTCGGCCAGCAGGCCGCCACCTTCGCGGCGCTGAACTAA